The DNA region CATACTGGCCACAAACTGGCTTGTTTGCGTATCTTTTTTAAGGTTCCACAATGGGCGATCAACTGTTGCACTCTTGAATTTCTCAGATTCTTAATCTTCTCTTTGTATGTTTACTAGAATCACATCAGACATTTTACACCTACATTAACACTACAGTCTAGTACAGACCAGAtcccagacacagagaaacgTGCCAGAGGAACAGAGGTCTAATCCTATCAGGAACTAAGTATAGTAGGATAAGACTCTTCCGTTCTCATACAGCACCATCTGAACACTGCTTTTCACGTGGCAAAAAAAAGGCAACACTGACCTGGAAAGATTAACACCCAGCTCCAAAAATAGATCTATGTGTAAGATGTGATTGtactcaaatcatacctagCAATTCTACACACAAGCGATAACAGTTGAAATTCGTTCACAAAGTAACCTTTATCTTTTGCTTTTCTTATTAACAAAAATATGCATGATACATTTTAACTATGTTAATATCCACATTTAGAACTAAAAATCAGCAAGCTTTCAATGATGTACTCTTCTTTTATTCAGCTACTGAAATTCAGCTGTTTATTTTCAACAATAGATATATgccaataaatgtaaatattacatCTAATTCAAAAATGTCTGAGTTTATGTTatactgtatgtatgtgtttacaAATGTTGACATTAaactgtatgtatgtgtattgtTTCAGATGAAAAATACACTGTAATTGCTGAAAAGTAATAGAATGCAGACTTCTATAAGCAGTGTCTGCTATGAAGCTCATAATCAGTCCACATGCAGGAGGATAAAACACCTCTTCATACCTGACTTTGCATGAAGCCTAATGACCATTGTTCAATGACCTCACTTAGCATTTAATATATAGCAGTGAAATAAAATTTCAATATTCCTTACAATAAAACTAAGATAAAGCATTTCTGATATAGTCATTCACCAGAGTGTGCATATGACTGAGATGACAGATGGCTGAGAAAATAAACCCATTCTAAACCTTTTCCAAATGGATCGCTGGGGTTCAAATGCTCACAGGAGACTGAGGCGATTCACTGTCGAAAATGATATTTTGGCAAGTGAAAGCATTTTGTGTCAATATATCTAATATCATCATATCATATATATCTAATACTATTTTagacaattataataaatattataaaaatgtttagttGCTTTTCCAGactttatttacttgtttgaaGTTAATTCATTAATATTCTCTCATTATATTGACAGTAACTTTGATTGTTTCAATCAAATAGTGACACTTCTAGTGACATAGTTTCTAATAAACTTAATTAAACAAGCAAATAATGTAATACAGGAAAACAAacttcaaaatatttatatgtCACTAATCATACAACAGTCTCATACTGATGAAGAGATTGTTATTAATCAGCTAAGGAGAAATAATGACATAATAATGAGAAATGTTTGATATTCTAACTGTATTTAAGATTATTTCACTTGCCAAGACATCATTTTTATGTAGTGTTGAAGTGTTTCTGACAGAAGACAATGCGAGTGTCGTCTCCTGAGTGGGTTAGGTTGAGAGCAGCACGCTCTCAGGGCCTCATTGTTCCTCAAGTGTAAACAGTGAGGGCAGCTGCAGCAGTGAACCATGGTCAGCAGCCACGCCACAGTTTCCTCCACCCTCCTGGCccaccactcacacacttccTCCAGCGAGAGCGAGGTCAGCACACAGCTAAATATAGTGCCATGAGCCTTGGCTTACACCCACGAGCTGTATAAAAGGCAGAGCTTAGGTTTGTAGAACAGATACCACCTCACAAGCTGAGAGCAAACAGATCAGAGTTTCAGCTGCACATCAACAGTCATTTACAGGTGAGTCCCTCATTTAACATGCATTACACACCTTGTACACAACACTTAAAATACAGGCTTTAGAACTATATGAATGCATAAATGATCCTTTGGTTATACAGCTATGTTTGAAAACTTGTGGTACGTGGAGgtttaaagaaatgtttttcgaaaaatatttttatacagtaCCAAAAATGTTACCTGTCCAAGGTCACTTTTCAGTACCATAAAGAACTATTTATCTGACATTTAAGGGTGTTTCTATGTCAAACCTTGAGCATTTAAAGTAAATGCATAAATGGTTCTTTGTCAGATAAATTTGTTCTATTTGTTATAAATGCTTCTTTAAACAACagatttgaaaaaataaataaataaataattatgtcCTTAAATCTCTCTCCAGAATGAAACCAAGAAGATTACTCTTATCCATCGCTCCTCTGCCCACTATAGCAGAGACCCATGAAGATGCCTCTCAGGTGGGATGCCAGAGTGGCCCCTCTCAGTCTCTGGAGGAATACGTGAACTCCATTAAGGAGCTGGCCCAGCCGGCCTGTGGCCCTGTGAGGGTGGCACGGACTCTGAGACCTTGCATGTTCTCCAAGCCTCTGAGCAAACACTCATCCTCCAGCTCTCCCCGAAGCTCCTCTCGGACACCACGGGCCCCACGGAGCCGTCCCTCTTCACTGGGCCTGGATGAGCTCACGCACCGCTTCAGCAGCCAGAAAGTGGGCAGCACAGACCCACTGGACTGGCTCTTTGGACAGACACAAGACGAGCTGAACAGAATGGACAGTGCATCAGCCGCTCTGAGGTTACTCTAACAAACTGCAGCCCCAGAATGGTACAAAGTGATGTGGACTATGAGTTGCTGCGGACTGAGGAAAGGATGCAGAAACGTGGATTTATTAATAATAGATTAATTTATTTGCTTTGTTAGGGACTTTGGTCCTTGTGCTTCTGTTTACACTCTGAATAAGTTATtttctatacatttttaataaagaatAACATTTTGAATGTGCTGCTTTAATGTCTTTTTCATCGGTTTTCACAGAactgtatttataaaaaaattaattgtatTATAATATTACAATGTAGAGGTATGATATATACATCTATGTTGATATTGGACAGATATGAATATACTTTGAATATTCCTACCAACATTTGATTATGTTTTTTACTGTACTCCAGAAGAGCAGGATATTTATATGTAGGGCTGCTATATTACTattttacaaaaacataatGGGGTCCCTCAATGTTATATTCCCTATCATTTTAAAATAGGTAGTCCAAATATTTATATTCTACAAATGTTTAATATCTAGAAAGGTTACTGCCGTTGGAAGATATGCAAGGGTGGAAAAGTAAAAATCCTTCTTCAGAGCCTGATTTTAGATGATTAGAGAAGCCAGGCAGTTGGAATGAAATCCTGGAGATTTTTACTTATATATAAGCGACCTCTGCCGATATGTACATGAAAAATACAGGTGTTAGCTACAATTACTGAGAAGAACATTGAGACATCTCTGGTGAATAACACACACCACCCAGGTAAAATGTCAAAGATAACTCTGACCAGCTGAATGCAGACGGACAGTAAAATCTTCATTAAATCAAAAGCATCCATGTAGACAGGCATGAGGAAATACAGCAAGCtacatttttaaagctacaacACCTTTTGACTGTATACAATATGCATcacaatttataaaatgtttcaaaatgtttcAGGGGAAGTTGGAACAGCTCAAAACACTGGTGCCActtcacacagaaaaaaacctgTGTTCCCCTTAGAATCAAACATGCAGTTATTCAATGTCCACAACATATTAATGTGATGTAATTCATCATCACACTAAAAATAACACTACCACCAAACATAAAACCTCACCAAATATGGACACAATCGAttttatagataaaaaaaacctaaatagaaaaatgtatgtatattttttagctttaaaacaatacagaaaaaaattaatttctaCAAAAGTGAAAAAAGGAGGCAAgcttaatacttttttttttttacattatctCCGTATATTCTCTTTTGAAGCAGGAGCTCCCTCAGCTGGTTGCACCACACACAGCAGTTTTGGCAGTAAACTCGCAGAAGAGGGCGCTACAGTCCTGATCACAGCTGAGTTCTTCATCTGAAATAACATCTACAGATACCTGCATCAACTGGACCTTATATAGTGCATTTGGAAAAGACTGtcatccatctgttgctctgcatacgtttGCCCCTTTCACTGTTGTTAAATGCTCAGAACCCCACAAGACCCCAAAAGAGCAGGGAtaatttgggtagtggatcattgtgagtgctgcagtgacaccgaTGTGGTGTTAGTGTATtctgtgctggtatgagtggatcagatacagcagtttTCCTGGAGTTTTAAAAAACCTGTCCCTGAGAAACAGTccaaccaaacaaaaatatccaccCAACAAAATTTGAACACACCACAACCACGTCacttcagcactgagaa from Hoplias malabaricus isolate fHopMal1 chromosome 8, fHopMal1.hap1, whole genome shotgun sequence includes:
- the si:ch73-6k14.2 gene encoding protein DEPP, with translation MKPRRLLLSIAPLPTIAETHEDASQVGCQSGPSQSLEEYVNSIKELAQPACGPVRVARTLRPCMFSKPLSKHSSSSSPRSSSRTPRAPRSRPSSLGLDELTHRFSSQKVGSTDPLDWLFGQTQDELNRMDSASAALRLL